From Pseudonocardia autotrophica, one genomic window encodes:
- a CDS encoding winged helix DNA-binding domain-containing protein, which yields MSTAEPVRHVDDAERRARLVVRHRLVPHTRTDDVVAVADDLVALHSTDPVTVYLSAAARMHTPTLEAVSAALYDDRTLLRHHAMRRTLWVFGHRHAALAHHAATVDVAAVQRRDLMTQLGAAGIADPPAWFDDAARSVLALLTERGPTTAREIGTALPELSGTAVQIGPGSYPAHTRVLLILGFEGRVLRARPTGTWINGQYRWAAAGNWLPGGLGEPVDRRTAAAGLARAYLRAFGPATRDDLRWWAGWTVATTKAALADVGAVPVSLDGGGTGRLLPDDVDPVDDPGPSVALLPGLDPTTMGWKARDWYLGPEAAALLFDRNGNGGPAIWVDGRIAGSWVQRPDGTIATRLCSRGTAAGTDSGTAPGADPGPAVLAGIDAAAQRIRELLGDVRFSVRYPAPVQKELLGR from the coding sequence ATGAGCACCGCTGAGCCCGTCCGGCACGTGGACGATGCCGAGCGCCGGGCCCGGCTGGTCGTCCGGCACCGGCTGGTCCCGCACACCCGGACCGACGACGTCGTCGCCGTCGCCGATGATCTGGTCGCGCTGCACTCCACCGACCCGGTCACCGTCTATCTGTCGGCGGCCGCGCGGATGCACACCCCCACCCTCGAGGCGGTCTCGGCCGCGCTCTACGACGACCGCACCCTGCTCCGCCACCACGCGATGCGCCGCACGCTGTGGGTGTTCGGCCACCGGCACGCCGCGCTGGCCCACCACGCCGCCACGGTCGACGTCGCCGCCGTGCAGCGGCGTGACCTGATGACCCAGCTCGGCGCCGCCGGGATCGCCGATCCGCCCGCCTGGTTCGACGACGCCGCCCGGAGCGTGCTCGCTCTGCTGACCGAGCGTGGCCCGACCACCGCCCGTGAGATCGGCACCGCACTCCCGGAACTGTCCGGGACGGCGGTGCAGATCGGTCCGGGCAGCTACCCGGCGCACACCCGGGTGCTGCTGATCCTCGGGTTCGAGGGCCGGGTACTGCGCGCCCGCCCGACCGGGACCTGGATCAACGGCCAGTACCGCTGGGCCGCCGCCGGGAACTGGCTGCCCGGGGGGCTCGGCGAGCCGGTCGACCGGCGTACCGCGGCGGCCGGGCTGGCGCGTGCGTACCTGCGGGCGTTCGGCCCCGCCACCCGCGACGACCTCCGCTGGTGGGCGGGCTGGACGGTCGCGACCACGAAGGCCGCGCTGGCCGACGTCGGCGCCGTGCCCGTCTCGCTCGACGGCGGCGGCACCGGCCGGCTGCTGCCCGACGACGTCGACCCGGTCGACGACCCGGGGCCGTCGGTGGCGCTGCTGCCCGGCCTCGATCCGACGACGATGGGCTGGAAGGCCCGCGACTGGTACCTCGGTCCGGAGGCGGCGGCGCTGCTGTTCGACCGCAACGGCAACGGCGGCCCGGCCATCTGGGTCGACGGGCGGATCGCCGGGAGCTGGGTGCAGCGCCCGGACGGCACGATCGCGACCCGGCTGTGTTCCCGGGGCACGGCTGCCGGCACGGATTCCGGCACCGCCCCCGGCGCAGATCCCGGCCCCGCCGTGCTCGCCGGGATCGACGCCGCCGCGCAGCGGATCCGCGAGCTGCTCGGCGACGTCCGATTCTCGGTCCGCTACCCGGCGCCGGTGCAGAAGGAACTGCTCGGGCGGTGA
- a CDS encoding ABC transporter ATP-binding protein — translation MHPTPSKERPPALELVALRRLHRSTGSAPVHALDDVSLRLYPGILTALMGPSGSGKSTLLHCAAGLDTPTSGRVLLGGTDVGALSERRRTLLRRERIGVVFQAYNLVASLTAAQNIALPARLAGRRVSAGAVRAALDTVGLADRAAHRPAQLSGGQQQRVAIARAVLTRTEVLVADEPTGSLDSSSAAAVLALLRRCTEQGTATLLVTHDPVAAARADEVVVLRDGRVADRFGVPDTSDAAATIAQRLAGIGASR, via the coding sequence ATGCACCCCACACCGTCCAAAGAGCGGCCGCCGGCACTCGAGCTGGTGGCCCTCCGGCGCCTGCACCGGTCCACCGGGTCCGCCCCGGTCCATGCCCTCGACGACGTCTCGCTACGCCTGTACCCCGGGATCCTGACCGCACTGATGGGCCCGTCCGGTTCGGGCAAGTCGACCCTGCTGCACTGCGCCGCCGGGCTGGACACTCCGACGTCGGGCCGGGTGCTGCTGGGCGGGACCGATGTCGGTGCGCTGTCCGAACGCCGTCGCACCCTGCTGCGCCGGGAACGGATCGGTGTCGTGTTCCAGGCCTACAACCTGGTCGCCTCGCTCACCGCCGCCCAGAACATCGCGCTCCCGGCCCGGCTCGCCGGGCGGCGGGTGTCGGCGGGGGCCGTGCGGGCGGCGCTGGACACCGTCGGGCTCGCCGACCGGGCCGCGCACCGGCCCGCGCAGCTGTCCGGCGGCCAGCAGCAGCGGGTCGCGATCGCCCGGGCCGTGCTGACGCGGACCGAGGTGCTGGTCGCCGACGAGCCGACCGGCTCGCTCGACTCGTCGTCGGCGGCGGCGGTGCTCGCACTGCTCCGCCGGTGCACCGAGCAGGGCACGGCGACGCTGCTGGTCACCCACGATCCGGTCGCCGCCGCACGGGCCGACGAGGTCGTGGTGCTCCGGGACGGCCGGGTGGCCGACCGGTTCGGGGTGCCCGACACGTCCGACGCGGCCGCCACGATCGCGCAGCGCCTCGCCGGGATCGGGGCGTCCCGATGA
- a CDS encoding sensor histidine kinase, which yields MRIATAWQAMDQRPLRFLLTAWPWRSLAYLITGAALGVVVVGVFAVPSAGLVLGGVPLAVSTAVLLVAATIAVGPLLAVLERHRIRLVDEPLPAPSRPPGSRWRAPSTWREIGFALLSATGLAGLDACVLGCSFVLPVLLFGSPADDPAAWPLVIVGVLLLVAAPWTITAWAGARAALTRTVLGPRGTELGAGLADVATTRARLVGAFETERARIERDLHDGAQQRLVAVGVSLGLARLDVDDNSAPAARLDDAREQLGLALGELRDLIRGLDPRMLADHGLAAAVTEQARRCPVPVEADLRLPDRLPPEIASTAYFVLTEALTNIARHSGAGAASVSGRSHADQVILEIRDDGRGGADPAAGSGLDGLAERVALAGGRFRLSSPAGGPTLLRVELPCG from the coding sequence GTGCGGATCGCAACGGCCTGGCAGGCGATGGACCAACGACCGCTGCGGTTCCTGCTCACTGCATGGCCGTGGCGGTCACTGGCCTACCTGATCACCGGTGCCGCGCTCGGCGTCGTCGTGGTGGGGGTGTTCGCGGTCCCGTCCGCGGGACTGGTGCTCGGCGGGGTCCCGCTCGCCGTCTCCACGGCGGTGCTGCTCGTCGCGGCGACCATCGCGGTGGGCCCGCTGCTGGCCGTGCTGGAGCGGCACCGGATCCGGCTGGTCGACGAGCCGCTGCCCGCTCCGTCCCGGCCCCCCGGATCCCGGTGGCGGGCACCGTCGACCTGGCGGGAGATCGGGTTCGCCCTGCTCTCCGCGACCGGGCTCGCCGGGCTGGACGCCTGCGTACTCGGCTGCTCCTTCGTGCTGCCGGTGCTGCTGTTCGGCTCCCCCGCGGACGATCCCGCTGCGTGGCCGCTGGTGATCGTCGGGGTGCTGCTGCTGGTCGCCGCACCGTGGACGATCACTGCGTGGGCCGGCGCCCGGGCCGCGCTCACCCGCACCGTGCTCGGTCCCCGCGGCACCGAGCTCGGCGCCGGGCTCGCCGACGTCGCGACCACCCGGGCCCGGCTGGTCGGGGCGTTCGAGACCGAACGGGCCCGCATCGAACGGGATCTGCACGACGGGGCCCAGCAACGGCTGGTCGCGGTGGGGGTGTCGCTCGGGCTGGCCCGGCTCGACGTCGACGACAACTCGGCCCCGGCGGCCCGGCTGGACGACGCCCGCGAGCAGCTCGGCCTCGCGCTCGGTGAGCTGCGCGACCTGATCCGGGGCCTGGACCCGCGGATGCTCGCCGACCACGGGCTCGCCGCCGCCGTGACCGAGCAGGCGCGGCGCTGCCCGGTCCCGGTCGAGGCGGACCTGCGGTTGCCCGATCGTCTTCCCCCGGAGATCGCCAGCACCGCCTACTTCGTCCTCACCGAGGCGCTCACCAACATCGCCCGGCACAGTGGCGCCGGCGCGGCGTCGGTCTCCGGCCGTTCACACGCCGACCAGGTGATCCTCGAGATCCGCGACGACGGCCGGGGCGGCGCCGATCCGGCCGCCGGATCCGGGCTGGACGGGCTGGCCGAACGGGTCGCGCTGGCCGGCGGCCGGTTCCGGCTGTCCAGCCCGGCGGGCGGACCGACGCTGCTGCGGGTGGAGCTGCCGTGCGGGTGA
- the hisD gene encoding histidinol dehydrogenase: MLRRLDLRPDALPRPAVLRATMPRAELDVDGALAAVRPLVEAVREHGAQAALDATERFDRVRPDTVRVPAAALAGALRDLDPAVRAALETSIERARVVHLEQRRADVVTRVVPGGTVTERFVPVRRVGLYAPGGLAVYPSSVIMNVVPAQAAGVESLVVASPAQAEFGGLPHPTILAAAALLGVDEVWAVGGAQCVALLAYGGTDTDGGELEPVDMVTGPGNIYVTAAKRMLRGVVGIDAEAGTTEIAILADDTADAGHVAADLISQAEHDPNAASVLVTHSEELLAQVEIELEKRVGATKHSERVRTALTGPQSGVVLVRSIDDGLAVVDAYAAEHLEIQTADAAAVAARVRNAGAIFVGAYSPVSLGDYCAGSNHVLPTGGCARHSGGLSTSTFLRGVHIVDYTAEALREVAERVVTLANAEDLPAHGEAVTARFEGEA; this comes from the coding sequence ATGCTCCGTCGTCTCGACCTGCGACCCGACGCTCTACCCCGGCCGGCCGTCCTGCGCGCCACGATGCCGCGTGCCGAGCTCGACGTCGACGGGGCGCTCGCCGCCGTGCGACCGCTGGTCGAGGCCGTGCGGGAGCATGGCGCGCAGGCGGCGCTGGATGCCACCGAGCGGTTCGACCGGGTCCGCCCGGACACGGTGCGGGTCCCGGCGGCCGCGCTGGCCGGCGCGCTGCGCGATCTCGACCCGGCCGTCCGTGCGGCACTGGAGACCTCGATCGAGCGGGCCCGGGTGGTGCACCTCGAGCAGCGCCGGGCCGACGTCGTCACCCGGGTGGTGCCGGGCGGCACCGTCACCGAGCGGTTCGTCCCGGTCCGCCGGGTCGGGCTGTACGCGCCGGGCGGATTGGCCGTCTACCCGTCGAGCGTGATCATGAACGTGGTCCCGGCGCAGGCCGCGGGAGTCGAGTCGCTGGTCGTGGCCTCGCCCGCACAGGCCGAGTTCGGTGGCCTGCCGCACCCGACGATCCTGGCCGCGGCGGCCCTGCTCGGCGTCGACGAGGTGTGGGCGGTCGGCGGCGCGCAGTGCGTCGCGCTGCTCGCCTACGGCGGCACCGACACCGACGGCGGTGAGCTGGAGCCGGTCGACATGGTCACCGGCCCCGGCAACATCTACGTCACCGCCGCGAAGCGGATGCTGCGCGGTGTCGTCGGGATCGACGCCGAGGCAGGCACCACCGAGATCGCGATCCTGGCCGACGACACGGCCGACGCCGGGCACGTCGCCGCCGACCTGATCTCACAGGCCGAGCACGACCCGAACGCGGCATCGGTGCTGGTCACCCACTCCGAGGAGCTGCTCGCCCAAGTCGAGATCGAGCTGGAGAAGCGGGTCGGGGCGACCAAGCACAGCGAGCGGGTCCGCACCGCACTGACCGGGCCGCAGTCCGGGGTGGTCCTGGTCCGCTCGATCGACGACGGGCTCGCCGTCGTCGACGCCTACGCCGCCGAGCACCTGGAGATCCAGACCGCCGACGCGGCCGCGGTCGCCGCCCGGGTCCGCAACGCCGGCGCGATCTTCGTCGGCGCGTACTCGCCGGTGTCGCTGGGCGACTACTGCGCCGGATCGAACCACGTGCTCCCGACCGGCGGCTGCGCCCGGCACTCCGGCGGACTGTCGACCTCGACGTTCCTGCGCGGGGTACACATCGTCGACTACACGGCCGAGGCGCTGCGCGAGGTCGCCGAGCGCGTGGTCACCCTGGCGAACGCCGAGGATCTCCCCGCGCACGGCGAGGCCGTCACCGCCCGCTTCGAGGGGGAGGCATGA
- the nadC gene encoding carboxylating nicotinate-nucleotide diphosphorylase, whose product MTARIAAGVGGNAEIGVPDPDDLDRVVRTALAEDLRYGPDATTRATVRTDAMAHAAFTPRADGVLAGLPAVHAVLHAVLGDGIGPGTGQVQYEVGYSIGSTAADGDRLVAGEPALVVYGPVQGLLTAERTALNLLCHLSGIATATRAWVDAVDGTGARIRDTRKTLPGLRLLEKYAVRCGGGTNHRLGLGDAVLIKDNHVAAAGSVGAALAAARAAAPDLPCEVEVDSLEQLDEVLGSAAELVLLDNFTVADTAAAVRRRDAAAAASGHRTLLESSGGLALANARDYAETGVDFLAVGALTHSVTALDLGLDLVPR is encoded by the coding sequence GTGACCGCCCGGATCGCGGCCGGGGTCGGCGGGAACGCCGAGATCGGTGTCCCGGACCCGGACGATCTCGACCGGGTGGTGCGCACCGCGCTCGCCGAGGACCTGCGCTACGGGCCGGACGCGACGACCAGGGCCACGGTCCGCACCGACGCGATGGCCCACGCCGCGTTCACCCCGCGCGCCGACGGCGTCCTCGCCGGGCTCCCCGCGGTGCACGCGGTGCTGCACGCCGTGCTCGGCGACGGGATCGGCCCGGGCACCGGGCAGGTGCAGTACGAGGTCGGCTACTCGATCGGCTCCACCGCGGCCGACGGGGACCGGCTGGTGGCAGGCGAACCGGCGCTGGTCGTGTACGGGCCGGTGCAGGGGCTGCTCACCGCGGAGCGGACCGCGCTGAACCTGCTGTGTCACCTGTCCGGGATCGCGACCGCGACCCGGGCCTGGGTGGACGCCGTCGACGGCACCGGTGCCCGGATCCGGGACACCCGCAAGACACTGCCCGGGCTGCGGCTGCTGGAGAAGTACGCCGTCCGCTGCGGTGGCGGGACCAACCACCGGCTCGGGCTGGGCGACGCCGTGCTGATCAAGGACAACCACGTGGCGGCCGCCGGATCGGTGGGTGCGGCGCTGGCCGCGGCCCGCGCCGCCGCCCCGGACCTGCCGTGCGAGGTGGAGGTCGACTCGCTGGAGCAGCTCGACGAGGTTCTCGGGTCGGCCGCCGAGCTGGTGTTGCTGGACAACTTCACGGTCGCCGACACCGCGGCCGCCGTCCGCCGCCGGGACGCCGCGGCGGCCGCCTCCGGGCACCGCACGCTGCTGGAGTCCTCCGGGGGGTTGGCGCTGGCGAACGCACGGGACTACGCGGAGACCGGTGTCGACTTCCTCGCGGTGGGTGCACTGACGCACTCGGTGACGGCGCTGGATCTCGGACTGGATCTCGTCCCGCGGTGA
- a CDS encoding Uma2 family endonuclease — translation MLDGGLLVSPSPGSPHRKLSFRLCYLFERARPDDLDVFEAVNVRLGPDRILIPDLAVVDAGPGIDPDAVVWEARHVRLVVGINTAIDRANRQSTADQVKPALYAAAGIGHLLRIDLTAAGPDATGYALRDGRWVETARARPGEELVLDAPVPLTTNLAALLAARRLPG, via the coding sequence CTGCTCGACGGGGGGCTCCTCGTGAGCCCGAGCCCGGGCAGCCCGCACCGGAAGCTGTCCTTCCGGCTCTGTTACCTCTTCGAACGCGCCCGCCCGGACGATCTCGACGTGTTCGAGGCGGTGAACGTGCGGCTCGGGCCGGACCGGATCCTCATCCCGGATCTCGCGGTGGTCGATGCCGGGCCCGGCATCGACCCGGATGCGGTGGTGTGGGAGGCCCGCCATGTACGGCTGGTGGTCGGGATCAACACTGCGATCGACCGGGCGAACCGGCAGAGCACGGCGGACCAGGTGAAACCCGCGCTGTACGCGGCCGCCGGGATCGGGCACCTGCTGCGGATCGATCTCACCGCCGCCGGGCCGGACGCCACCGGCTACGCGCTGCGCGACGGCCGCTGGGTGGAGACGGCCCGGGCCCGTCCCGGCGAGGAGCTGGTGCTCGACGCGCCGGTGCCGCTCACCACGAACCTGGCCGCCCTGCTGGCCGCCCGCCGGCTCCCCGGCTGA
- a CDS encoding response regulator transcription factor: MRVTVAEDAVLMREGLVALLERFGHTVVAAVGDAPALLGAVRHERPDLVLTDVRMPAGDDDSGLRAAVTLRTDDPTLPVLVLSQYVQPVAAEALLDTGGGTGIGYLLKDRVADVTGFAAAAAQVAGGGTVLDPEVVHQLVRRRRDPVSRLSPREREVLDLMAQGRSNGEIAELLVLSGAAVSKHVRSLFTKLDLPAEAGGHRRVLAVLAWLRSGGPG; this comes from the coding sequence GTGCGGGTGACCGTCGCCGAGGACGCCGTGCTCATGCGCGAGGGGCTGGTCGCGCTGCTGGAACGGTTCGGGCACACTGTCGTGGCCGCCGTCGGGGACGCCCCGGCCCTGCTCGGCGCGGTCCGCCACGAGCGTCCGGACCTGGTGCTGACCGATGTCCGGATGCCCGCCGGTGACGACGACAGCGGATTGCGGGCGGCGGTCACGCTGCGCACCGACGACCCCACGCTGCCGGTACTGGTGCTCTCCCAGTACGTGCAGCCGGTCGCGGCGGAGGCGCTGCTCGACACCGGAGGCGGGACCGGTATCGGCTACCTGTTGAAGGACCGGGTGGCCGACGTCACCGGGTTCGCGGCGGCCGCGGCGCAGGTCGCCGGCGGGGGCACGGTGCTGGATCCGGAGGTGGTGCACCAGCTGGTCCGGCGGCGCCGGGACCCGGTGTCGCGGCTGTCCCCGCGGGAGCGGGAGGTGCTGGACCTGATGGCCCAGGGCAGGTCGAACGGCGAGATCGCGGAGCTGCTCGTGCTGTCCGGCGCCGCGGTGAGCAAGCACGTCCGGTCGCTGTTCACCAAGCTGGACCTGCCCGCCGAGGCCGGCGGGCACCGCCGGGTGCTGGCGGTGCTGGCCTGGCTGCGCTCGGGCGGGCCGGGCTGA
- a CDS encoding histidinol-phosphate transaminase, whose translation MSTPGEGVRLEDLPLRADLRGKSPYGAPQLDVAVRLNTNENPYPPPPELVADVGAACEEAARELHRYPDRDAVALRADLAAYLTRQTGVALSERNLWAANGSNEILQQLLQAFGGPGRTALGFVPSYSMHPIIASGTQTEFVPVPRRADFSIDIDAAVAVLSERAPDITFVTSPNNPTGQSIAPADLARLVDAAPGLVIVDEAYAEFAEATGRPSATTLLASHGHKLVVSRTMSKAFAFAGGRLGYLAAAPAVVDAIALVRLPYHLSVLAQASARAALRHADATLGSVALLAAERDRVCAELAAAGYDVIRSDANFVLFGRFADAGRAWKGFLEQGVLIRDVGIPERLRVTIGTPEENDVFLQVAGDLAIKELL comes from the coding sequence ATGAGCACGCCGGGGGAAGGGGTCCGGCTCGAGGACCTGCCGCTGCGCGCCGACCTGCGCGGGAAGAGCCCCTACGGGGCGCCGCAGCTCGACGTCGCGGTCCGGCTCAACACCAACGAGAACCCGTACCCGCCGCCGCCCGAGCTGGTCGCCGATGTCGGCGCCGCCTGCGAGGAGGCGGCCCGCGAGCTGCACCGCTACCCGGACCGGGATGCGGTGGCCCTGCGCGCCGATCTCGCCGCCTACCTGACCCGGCAGACCGGGGTGGCGCTGAGCGAGCGGAACCTGTGGGCCGCGAACGGCTCGAACGAGATCCTGCAGCAGCTCCTGCAGGCGTTCGGCGGGCCGGGTCGGACCGCTCTCGGGTTCGTGCCCAGCTACTCGATGCACCCGATCATCGCCTCGGGCACGCAGACCGAGTTCGTGCCGGTCCCGCGCCGGGCGGACTTCTCGATCGACATCGACGCCGCCGTCGCCGTGCTGTCGGAGCGCGCGCCGGACATCACCTTCGTCACCAGCCCGAACAACCCGACCGGGCAGTCGATCGCCCCCGCCGACCTGGCCCGCCTGGTCGACGCCGCACCCGGGCTGGTGATCGTCGACGAGGCCTACGCCGAGTTCGCCGAGGCCACCGGGCGGCCCAGCGCGACCACGCTGCTGGCGAGCCACGGGCACAAGCTGGTCGTCTCGCGCACCATGAGCAAGGCCTTCGCCTTCGCCGGCGGGCGGCTCGGCTATCTCGCCGCGGCACCGGCGGTCGTCGACGCGATCGCGCTGGTCCGGCTGCCCTACCACCTGTCCGTGCTGGCGCAGGCGTCCGCACGGGCTGCGCTGCGGCACGCCGATGCGACCCTCGGCTCGGTGGCGCTGCTGGCCGCCGAGCGGGACCGTGTCTGCGCGGAGCTGGCCGCCGCCGGGTACGACGTGATCCGGTCCGACGCCAACTTCGTGCTGTTCGGCCGGTTCGCCGACGCCGGGCGGGCCTGGAAGGGCTTCCTCGAGCAGGGTGTGCTGATCCGCGACGTGGGTATCCCGGAGCGGTTGCGGGTCACGATCGGCACCCCCGAGGAGAACGACGTCTTCCTCCAGGTCGCAGGTGACCTCGCCATCAAGGAGCTGTTGTGA
- the hisB gene encoding imidazoleglycerol-phosphate dehydratase HisB, translated as MSRVGRVERVTKETRIVVEIDLDGTGTTDIDTKVPFYDHMLDAFGKHGSFDLSVQATGDIEIDSHHTVEDVAIVLGQAIRQALGDKKGIRRFGDAWIPMDEALAHAVVDVSGRPYTVCTGEPEMMRGFVVGGHYPTVLNKHVFESLAFHGHLALHVRVLDGRDPHHITEAEFKAVARALRAATESDPRVSGVPSTKGAL; from the coding sequence GTGAGCAGAGTGGGTCGCGTCGAACGCGTCACCAAGGAGACCCGGATCGTCGTCGAGATCGACCTCGACGGCACCGGAACCACCGACATCGACACCAAGGTCCCGTTCTACGACCACATGCTGGACGCGTTCGGCAAGCACGGCTCCTTCGACCTGTCGGTGCAGGCCACCGGGGACATCGAGATCGACTCGCACCACACCGTCGAGGACGTCGCGATCGTGCTCGGCCAGGCGATCCGGCAGGCGCTGGGCGACAAGAAGGGCATCCGCCGGTTCGGCGACGCCTGGATCCCGATGGACGAGGCGCTGGCACACGCGGTCGTCGACGTGTCCGGGCGGCCGTACACGGTGTGCACCGGCGAGCCGGAGATGATGCGCGGCTTCGTCGTCGGCGGGCACTACCCGACCGTGCTGAACAAGCACGTGTTCGAGTCGCTGGCCTTCCACGGGCACCTCGCACTGCACGTGCGGGTGCTCGACGGGCGGGATCCGCACCACATCACCGAGGCGGAGTTCAAGGCCGTCGCCCGCGCGCTGCGCGCGGCCACCGAGTCCGATCCGCGGGTCAGCGGGGTGCCGTCGACCAAGGGCGCGCTGTAG
- a CDS encoding L-aspartate oxidase, giving the protein MTWEAGADLVVVGSGVAGLTAALDAAAAGLRTVVVTKDGIGEGSTRWAQGGVAVVLGDIAGDSLEAHVADTLGAGGGLNELAAVDTVVRGGPDAVRRLRERGALFDARGARLERTREGGHSALRVVHAGGDATGAEIERALVEAARSEGLTVLDGHVAVDALRDAAGRVVGLSVLDGDGRAGMLRAPAVLLASGGYGQLYASTTNPATATGDGVALALRAGATASDLEFVQFHPTVLWSGPGSDTAGRRPLVTEAVRGEGAVLRDRTGYAFMAAVHERADLAPRDVVAAAITRRMIETGTDCVYLDATGLDGFARRFPTVHASCAAVGIDPATDPIPVTPAAHYACGGVVADTDGRTGVPGLYAAGEVARTGLHGANRLASNSLLEGLVVGERAVRAVLADRGLAALSAPVEPTPALPVADRTVVQRAMTTCAGIGRDATGLATASDAIEAATVTAAPVGRAGVEDAALTLLAQAVLTAAGTRRETRGCHVRTDFPDRDDVHQRASLPIRLDGSGRPMVVADALVGAA; this is encoded by the coding sequence GTGACCTGGGAGGCAGGAGCCGATCTGGTCGTCGTCGGCTCCGGGGTGGCCGGGCTGACCGCGGCCCTGGACGCTGCCGCCGCCGGGCTGCGCACCGTCGTCGTCACCAAGGACGGCATCGGCGAGGGCTCCACCCGCTGGGCCCAGGGCGGGGTCGCCGTGGTGCTCGGCGACATCGCGGGCGACAGCCTCGAGGCACACGTCGCGGACACCCTCGGTGCGGGCGGCGGGCTCAACGAGCTCGCCGCGGTGGACACCGTCGTCCGCGGTGGTCCGGACGCGGTCCGCAGGCTCCGCGAACGCGGCGCCCTGTTCGACGCCCGCGGTGCCCGCCTGGAACGGACCCGCGAGGGCGGCCACTCCGCGCTGCGGGTGGTGCACGCCGGTGGCGACGCGACCGGCGCCGAGATCGAGCGTGCGCTGGTCGAGGCAGCCCGCTCCGAGGGGCTGACCGTGCTCGACGGGCACGTCGCGGTGGACGCGCTGCGCGATGCCGCCGGCCGGGTGGTCGGCCTGTCGGTGCTGGACGGCGACGGCCGCGCCGGGATGCTGCGCGCACCGGCGGTGCTGCTGGCCTCCGGCGGCTACGGCCAGCTCTACGCCTCCACCACGAACCCGGCGACGGCCACCGGCGACGGTGTCGCGCTGGCCCTGCGGGCCGGGGCGACCGCATCGGACCTGGAGTTCGTGCAGTTCCACCCGACGGTGCTGTGGTCCGGTCCCGGGTCGGACACCGCGGGCCGGCGGCCGCTGGTCACCGAGGCGGTCCGCGGCGAGGGTGCGGTGCTGCGCGACCGCACCGGGTACGCCTTCATGGCCGCCGTGCACGAGCGCGCCGACCTGGCCCCGCGTGATGTCGTCGCCGCCGCGATCACCCGGCGGATGATCGAGACCGGCACCGACTGCGTCTATCTGGACGCGACCGGGCTGGACGGGTTCGCCCGCCGCTTCCCGACCGTGCACGCCTCCTGTGCCGCGGTCGGGATCGACCCCGCGACCGACCCGATACCGGTCACCCCGGCCGCGCACTACGCCTGCGGCGGGGTCGTCGCCGACACCGACGGCCGGACCGGGGTGCCCGGGCTGTACGCGGCCGGCGAGGTGGCGCGGACCGGCCTGCACGGCGCGAACCGGCTGGCGTCCAACTCGCTGCTGGAGGGGCTCGTGGTGGGCGAACGCGCGGTGCGGGCGGTGCTCGCCGATCGCGGGCTCGCCGCGCTGTCCGCGCCGGTCGAGCCGACTCCGGCGCTGCCGGTCGCCGACCGGACGGTGGTGCAGCGGGCGATGACCACCTGCGCCGGGATCGGCCGGGACGCGACCGGGCTGGCGACCGCGTCCGACGCGATCGAGGCGGCCACCGTCACCGCAGCCCCGGTCGGCCGCGCCGGCGTGGAGGACGCCGCGCTGACCCTGCTGGCCCAGGCTGTGCTCACCGCGGCGGGCACCCGGCGGGAGACCCGCGGCTGTCACGTGCGCACCGACTTCCCGGACCGCGACGACGTGCACCAGCGGGCCTCGCTGCCGATCCGGCTGGACGGCTCCGGACGGCCGATGGTGGTCGCCGACGCGCTGGTGGGTGCGGCGTGA